The following proteins come from a genomic window of Macrobrachium nipponense isolate FS-2020 chromosome 18, ASM1510439v2, whole genome shotgun sequence:
- the LOC135196533 gene encoding piggyBac transposable element-derived protein 4-like: protein MNAPKRRRISSGEINQVLDEESDTDDLFDGESSSSESSSDEDIEGTNSSSDSGSEYDFSMPSDWTPRGRERDPFNFVADPGVKFTVKDKENPLEYFEKFFDDEIIDYLVEETNRFAKQFLDENVEHLPPHSRVHGWFDTYASEMKVFIGLIILQGIDSKCDNSMYFSTRESVSSPFFRKVMNGRRFDLLHKFLHLVDNSTITDGPGRKLAKIKPFADLILKKFMNNYIPSRNVSVDESLLGWKGNLPWVQYIPAKHKRFGIKFYELCESSTGYKWNFFIYAGKDTQYMEKYMNLPVSNRIVSSLIDPLLNKGYCLYTEDFYTSPTLADALADEKTDIVGTVRVTRKDVPAKIKGTKLKKGEKVAEFRKKSMVLKWKDKMEVCVLSTMHDDSMMKVKSRRGKEMYKPKAVADYNANVGGGDLSDNLLVHFLTARNRLKKCHRKVFRHLLDMSVLNCYVTYRALGGRVVRREFILRISERLIMKYGEERPVPLRRPPRLTAKPSRLIGRHFPEYCPATDKKKRPQRICAQCRKNNIRRDSSYWCKDCEVGLCVAPCFRDWHTKE from the coding sequence atgaatgccccaaagaggaggcgtatttcttcaggtgagatcaatcaagtACTAGACGAGGAGTCCGATACTGATGACCTATTTGATggtgagagctctagttctgaatcctccagtgatgaggaTATTGAGGGAACAAACTCTTCTTCCGATAGCGGGAGTGAATATGACTTTTCgatgccgagtgactggactccaagagggagggagagagatccCTTTAATTTTGTTGCCGATCCCGGTGTGAAATTTACAGTTAAAGATAAAGAGAACCCAttagaatattttgagaaattctTTGATGATGAAATCATTGATTACCTCGTGGAAgaaacaaacaggtttgcaaagCAATTTCTAGATGAAAATGTAGAACATTTGCCTCCACATTCACGAGTACATGGATGGTTTGACACTTATGCAAGCGAAATGAAAGTCTTTATAGGTCTAATTATTTTACAGGGCATTGATTCTAAGTGTGATAATTCAATGTATTTCTCAACACGAGAGAgtgtttcttctcctttttttcgaAAGGTAATGAATGGGCGTAGATTTGACTTGTTGCATAAATTCTTACATTTGGTTGACAATAGTACTATAACAGATGGACCAGGAAGAAAGTTAGCAAAAATAAAACCATTCGCTGAtcttattttgaagaaatttatgaACAATTACATCCCAAGTAGGAACGTTTCTGTTGATGAGTCTTTATTAGGATGGAAGGGAAATCTACCATGGGTTCAGTATATACCAGCTAAACATAAAAGGTTTGGAATAAAGTTTTATGAACTTTGTGAAAGTTCTACAGGTTATAAATGGAACTTTTTCATTTATGCAGGGAAGGACACACAATACATGGAAAAGTATATGAATCTTCCTGTGTCTAATAGGATTGTCTCCTCTCTTATAGACCCTCTTTTGAACAAAGGCTATTGTTTATATACAGAGGATTTTTATACAAGTCCAACATTGGCAGATGCACTTGCTGATGAAAAAACTGACATTGTCGGTACTGTAAGGGTCACTAGAAAGGACGTGCcagcaaaaataaaaggaactaaACTGAAAAAAGGTGAAAAAGTAGCAGAATTCCGGAAAAAATCTATGGTACTGAAATGGAAAGATAAAATGGAAGTATGTGTTCTGAGTACAATGCATGATGATTCTATGATGAAAGTGAAATCTAGGAGGGGAAAAGAAATGTATAAACCGAAAGCAGTTGCAGATTATAATGCAAACGTGGGCGGAGGTGATTTGTCTGATAATTTATTGGTTCATTTTTTGACCGCAAGAAATAGACTGAAGAAATGCCACAGGAAAGTATTTCGACATTTGTTAGACATGTCTGTTCTAAATTGCTATGTTACATATAGAGCCCTTGGCGGGAGGGTTGTAAGACGTGAGTTTATTTTGAGGATTAGTGAAAGACTGATTATGAAATATGGAGAAGAAAGACCTGTTCCCTTACGCAGGCCCCCACGACTTACAGCAAAACCTTCACGGCTAATCGGCAGGCACTTCCCCGAATATTGTCCAGCTACAGATAAAAAGAAGAGGCCACAAAGGATTTGTGCTCAGTGCCGGAAGAACAACATAAGAAGGGATAGCTCATATTGGTGTAAGGACTGTGAAGTTGGATTGTGTGTAGCCCCTTGCTTTAGAGATTGGCATACGAAAGAGTaa
- the LOC135196532 gene encoding uncharacterized protein LOC135196532 yields the protein MSLSSQDECASLMVSLKKNARAFFDIGEKFLQYDSGADDHNRILIFATEVGFEHLRRYRNWAVDGTFKVSPAIFYQLFTIHVQVEKCSFPRIYALLPNKTEETYKMLYKKIQELLQQNPLTKMSNFEKGLFNAIKCTFPDTDVSGCFFHFCQANYKKIVDLGYKVRYHNDDEFCLKIRCLSALAILPVEGVSTGFEELSEDEDIPSEFLSYFEVNYIGVIRGRGGNRRRASPLFSISHWNMNLRTQWSMPQTNNSREGFHSALSNNAQQPHPNLRKLIDRLMKEEVLSHTKVLHMERGDERSTTTKYKNINKRLQQVVTCYNPDDKIIFLPFIAYNLHIF from the coding sequence GGGAAAAGTTTTTACAGTATGATTCGGGAGCTGATGACCATAATCGCATTCTGATATTTGCTACTGAAGTAGGGTTTGAACATTTAAGGAGGTACAGAAACTGGGCTGTTGATGGCACCTTTAAGGTGTCACCAGCAATTTTCTATCAACTTTTTACCATCCATGTCCAAGTAGAGAAGTGTAGTTTTCCTCGTATTTATGCCCTTCTtccaaacaaaacagaggaaacttataaaatgctttacaaaaaaattcaagaattgcTGCAACAAAATCCATTAACTAAAATGAGTAACTTTGAAAAAGGATTATTTAACGCAATTAAATGTACTTTTCCTGACACTGATGTGAGTGGATGTTTCTTCCACTTCTGCCAAGCAAATTACAAGAAAATTGTTGATTTGGGGTATAAAGTTCGATACCACAATGATGATGAATTTTGTCTTAAGATACGTTGTCTCTCTGCTCTTGCAATTTTACCAGTTGAAGGTGTGTCTACAGGTTTTGAGGAACTTTCGGAGGATGAGGATATCCCTTCAGAATTTCTCTCGTATTTTGAGGTAAATTACATCGGAGTCATCAGAGGAAGAGGTGGAAATCGCAGAAGAGCTAGtccattattttcaatttcccaCTGGAATATGAACCTAAGAACTCAATGGTCTATGCCTCAAACAAACAACAGTCGTGAAGGATTTCATAGTGCTCTATCAAATAATGCTCAACAACCTCACCCTAACCTACGGAAGCTCATAGATCGTCTCATGAAGGAGGAAGTTTTGTCCCATACAAAAGTGCTCCACATGGAAAGAGGAGATGAAAGATCTACTACCACTAAGTATAAGAACATAAACAAACGCTTACAGCAGGTAGTCACGTGCTATAATCCTgacgataaaattatttttctacctTTCATTGCCTATAACTTACATATATTCTGA